TCTCAAAAATGGATTCATAGAATATTTTGTGTAAAGTTGCTCCAGATAAATTAATGTTACGCAGGCACATAATTGTCTCATACACAAGAGTTCATTCTATTGCaaaattataatatatcttaatcTAGAGCATAACAAAATCTCAAACTATTTCAATTTCCTCAGTTGTAACAACTGGGGAAGTACTAGGAAGTTGAGTATCAGCTTCTCCGACGTCTACTGGAATATCAGTTTCCGGACTAGATAAGGGTAGAGTTTTATTAGACTGGCTTGCTGTGTCGTCCTCATTTGTCAGTGTGTTTGACAAAGACACATCACCATTTGTTAGAGATTCAATGACACTGGTCTCCCCTTTTTCATTTGGGTGGTGAATGTATTGCTCAAGATGACTCAATCTGGGTGGTAAACTCATCCTATTCCAGTCCTGTCTTTTAAAAGTTGGACTATTATCATCAGTCGAAGCTTGATCAGAAAACTCAAGGGTCAAAAGTTCCACCTGGTCATCGTCCAACATTGGTCCAGTGCTGGCAATGCTCTCCGTGTCCGACCCATCCTCTCCTTCTAGACCCTGACCACCGGGGGCCAGGAAAGACCCTTGACGACTTGGTGAATTTGACATGGAATAATTCTCTCTCCATGTTTTCTCTGTTGGACTTCCAAATGGATTATGCTTTGGAAACTCAACACTCCTTTGAACTTTAGACTGGTCTTTTGACAGTCGTCGTCTCTGACCTTTCCTGGTCGGTTGAATTTCTGTCGCCTGATATCGTTGAGTTAAAGGGTCCATTGCAGCGTCAATCTTCAATATGAGTCCACCTTGGAGTTTCCGTCGCCTGCCGGTAGGGGAAGACTGAGATCGTGCGCGTTGATCTTGTGACAGATCTGGTCTGTCCGAGTGGTCACATGGAGAAGACGATAACAATGCACTGGTGAAGTCTTTTGGTATACTAGATTCTCGTGACAAACTCCGCCGCAGGGCGGTATGTTGACCCGGTGTCATCCGACTATTTGGCAATGCCCGATATTCATCCTCAAACGTAGGAGCGGGAAAATCATCCACATGGCCTTCAGTTTGGCTGATTTGTCTATCTACAGCCTCACGGTAGCTGGGGTTACGAGACTTGTCTAAACTCTGGTGAATGACGGAGGGGAGGCTATAGTTAATGTTCTCCTGTGAGTTATAGTCTGAATGTTTGGCATGACTAGATGTATTAGTTGACTGCGACGAACCCTGGCAGCTACTTATATGATTTGACCCCTGACCTTCTACAGAGTTCATGCCCTTGTCGCGATTGGGTGGAGGCGACGGAGATTCAGAGCCTACCCCTGCCTCTCGGACACCGAGCTCCTGCTGTTTTCGTTTTTCTTGTCTCTGTTGGTGGATATCGTCACTGATAAGCTCCAGATTTTTCAGTGCGTCAGAGTACGCTGATTTAGCTAAGGAAACATCTTCCTCTAGTATATGGATATTTCTCTTCTGATCCTGAAATGAGAGACTTCCTTTAAATATTGGATTTCACTAAATGcttatgtacaaaataatatgcGCATATTTGACGTAAATCTACCCCCTCTTCCCCTGCGTAAATTTCCATATTTAGAGCAATAATTATAAACTGTAATGGGTTTGTAACAACTGGTttggagaggacttatataggtTTGCCTATCAAATTCACCATTTATTTTATAGCAATagaatttgttgaaatgaagtGTAACAACTGGTCTACATGGAGACATTCTACTAAAGCAACAATGAAACTTGACAATAGTGACCATGACCTTCCTAGGACAGAAATCAAACCTGGATATAAATGTCACctaattaaatgtaattttttcttACCTCCATTGACTGATTGAATTTTGCTTTCATTTCAAAGTAAGGTCTGAAACAAACAAGAAATGAAATCAATTGAAtacaattaaaaattaattaaataactTTTAGACAATTTCTAAAACTATGATCACATGAGCAGAATTTGTAAAGCCGAAATGTTTCATTCCAACAATTGTGAAATTTAATGCTTTAATATAAAAGTAGGTTTTGATTGGATAAGGAGATGTCAGTGATACATTGATCGATTGGAACTGTTGTCAATTTTCCTATAATGTCTCTAGATCTGTGTAAATAAACAGTTTCTGACAGCTCTCAAGAAAACATACGATATAAAAAGAAAGACAACATTTGACTATAATGGTAAATTCCTAATTAGGAAATCTGTATTAAGATTTTATTGTGGAGACTAGCTCCACCTAACATTGTAATTAACATGAcatgacattgtaattaacatgacattgtaattaacatGACATGACATTGTGATTAAcatgacattgtaattaacatGACACTGTAATTAACATGAcatgacattgtaattaacatgacatgacattgtaattaacatgacatgacattgtaattaacatgacatgacattgtaattaacatgacattgtaattaacagTGACATGACATTGTAATCAAcatgacattgtaattaacatgacattgtaattaacatgacatgacattgtaattaacatGATAGTGTAATTAAAATGACACATTGTAATTAACATGAcatgacattgtaattaacatGACATGACATCGTAATTAACATGACATCGTAATTAACATGACATTGGAACTAAcatgacattgtaattaacatgacattgtaattaacatGACATCGTAATTAACAGTGAcatgacattgtaattaacatgacattgtaattaacatgacatgacattgtaattaacatgacatgacattgtaattaacatgacatgacattgtaattaacatggcatgacattgtaattaacatgacattgtaattaacatGACATGATATTGTAATTAACATGACATGACATTGCAATTAACATGACATTGCAATTAACATGACATGACAATTAACATGAcatgacattgtaattaacatgacattgtaattaacatgacattgtaattaacatggcatgacattgtaattaacatgacattgtaattaacacgacattgtaattaacatgacatgacattgtaattaacatgacattgtaattaacatgacattgtaattaacatgacattgtaattaaaacgacattgtaattaacatgacattgtaattaacatgacattgtaattaacatgacatgacattgtaattaacatGACATCGTAATTAACATGACATGACATCGCAATTAACAATGCCATGGCCAGGCACCAGTACAAAAAACAAAGCACACCCACAAATGAATAAATGGTAGAGAGGCACCTAAACTAATTGGTGTCATTTAATTAATATCACATTGTAGTCTGAATTATaagaaatatagaaattcaATAAGAAATGATGACCTCTAAACCAAAGCAGATATAAAATGAAGGAATATGATGATTCTGATGGACAGGTTTTTCTAAAATGAATACAACCACTAAGAACCAATCCCTCCACATCATTACCAATACCTGTACATAGGATCTAAGCAAGTTCCAATCACACCAGTGGGACATTCTGTTTACCATACGATTTATCTTagtaaataaacaagaggcacaatgggcctgtatcactcatcAGGCATTAATCCAATAAGTGGGTTTACGGTGAAACATTATGTGCCAAGTGTTTGTTTTGTGAAGTAGAAGTTATGATGACCATATGCATTGATAGTTGattgttgttggttttatttCTAGATATACTGAATTtagaatatatattgatgacataattacatatacgGTATATAGCACACATATACTGTATGAATATAATTGGCAACAAACATATTCTATGGAACACACCTTGGTCTTTTGGAAATTGTTAAAAGAGGAAATTGCAATAGATCACTTGAGTTAAAACCATTTTCCTAATATCACATCATCGTAGTCTTGTGATGTTATCACTGTTGTTTACTGTTAGATGTCCAAATTTATGAGATGGTGTAACTTCACAGAATTATTCATCATATGATAAACAGGTGTGACAGATTGGGCCGAGTGATTCTGACTAGAAGGGACCATATCCACTGGGCTGTGTAAATCTGAGTAGAAGGGACATATCCACTATCATCTAACACATTATTACAGGATTACTCCCCAGACTGAACATCCAGTAGCAAGGTTCCATCAAGGGAGAAAATTTGTCTGAAtaaattttagaaaaatatgcTGTTCTTCCCAGaacaattaaattttaaatacaaCATCCATCTGTACCAATATTATATCTTGGTGATCTTAGTTAGAAGGACAATTTTTATCCTTAATCTTAATACTAAGTACTTATATTTTGTCCATAGTGgcatattttcataaaattttgctGGCATAACTTTTTGTAGTCCAATTCAAGCTACGTCCTAAATTAGAAGCTTTACTCaattgctacatgtacatgtatttcaattcttctataatatatatctttttttttataggTACATATACAGCATTCCTGGGTTCGGAAGATATTGTACTGTTTAATAATAccttatattgatgttaatcaGAGGAAAAGCATTctaatacacacacacacacttgaTCCTGAACAAGAAGTCATCTGCATGCTTTGTCATCCATGTAAAATTGTATTGTCTCACCCTTTCCTTAGTTCTCAAACacccatcccccccccccccccccccccccccccttttactCTCCCCAGTGCCCAGATGACAGGTTAAGGCaaactatattttattttatattaaagacAGTTTCTTCTCCCCAGTGTCATGACAGATTAAActccattttattttatataaaaaagcaTTTTCTTCTAAGGATTAAGAAATATGTCCTGTGTTTGaatcaaaatcaaagaaatatGATGTTAAAAGGAAATTACTGTAAAAAAACAGTTTTCATGTCAAGATGTAACTGAGGATATGTAAATCAAAATACACTTTGCATcgctatatattatatagatatttataagACTTGTATGTAGGGTAAACAGGAGGATAAGTCCGTGGCCCCTGAGGATCTAGATCGCATCTTAACTGGCATGCTTAAGATAAAACTTGCGGTCTTACTTACAATAAACACAACTCATATCTGTTGACTATGTCGCCCATTTGTAAGAAACTCCTGCGAATGGACATACTGGGGCAAAACAATGGAAAAGGGAGATAAACATGGggaacaaaatgacaaaaacaatgacaatgaGTCCTTAACAATAGCTACAAACGACCATTAATCATATTTGGTGTTTCTGTAAAGTGAAAGCTGATGTAAATGATTATTGTTTATGTCTGGTCAGAACCTGAAATCTTCAAATTGACACATTTCACAAATCATGGGAACTTATTTAATGCAACACTGTAACAGTTGTACTGTATCTATCCTACAATGTGCCAAGGGGCCAACTTATAAACTTTGACTCAATGTCAGGGTTGGGCTTGCTTAATTATTGCAGATCAATGAAAAAGCATTCAGAAAGATTTTTACAGAAACACATTAGACATgaatgggcttattatcagagacgactTATTGCAAGGATTTTTTTGGGAAAGCAGGTCTCTCTGCAAATTGGtttttgaaaagaagttgtttgaaaagGTCAGGTGAGCTTAAAACTAGTTATAATTACTAAAGTCTTATTTAAAACACATGCCCTGCTATTCAGGAGAATGCTCAGTGGAAATCATGATGAGGATTAAGTAAGTGTGTAGTTAGTTATAACCTAGAACAGGGAATTTATCGTGGAAATGAAACTAGTATAGTTTAATAGATGAGAAACATGTTAAAATGCCCACTTTTTTTTGCTCACTTGTAGCCACACAGTCACACGATATAATTCTTTTCCGAGAACAACTTACTTTGACTTATTGATAGCACGTTTGAGATCCTTCTGAAGGTACTGCACTTTGGTGTCGGCCTCGTTGAAAAGTACAGTGGTTTTCATGTGTTCCTGCTCGCTCTCATTTCTCTCCTTCTCTGCTTCATTCACCTAGAAATCAAAAATCATTTTACATATAAAGCTACTTCCATAGTTAAGATTTCATGAAATGTAAAGCTAGATCAATGGTCAAGAAttcatttacaggtaaataaagaaaaattttcaagatttcattaaaattgaatgCAGGTCACAgccattcatttcaacaaatttgttAGCCCTTCATTCGAGCATCATAtatgcccaatatcaggtccctgatTTCTACCAACTTTTTTCCTTTACCGCATCTTAATTCAGCATTATGCTTCcaaagaacaagaggcccatgggccttaacggtcacctgagatttgaaatatttcagttaatttaattgaccatttttggccccgcccataagcccctaggggtcagtcagggccaacatgtgcataccctcaaactgccatcccaagctgataatgttaaccaaattagaatgaattccaatagaaatcaaacatattatagtcaaaaatgtgatttccctatataaactatagtaaagtataccccctccccagggccAAATTtaagaccccagggtcatgaaattcaaaattttagtaaagcactttaagatgcttccaactataaagagtatttgattccaccttatttccgtcttgagaagaagatttttttaaatttcagtcaatttggccctttttaaccccgcccattagcccctgacgtcagtcagggccaacatgtgcatgccatcaaactgtcatcccatgctgacaaattaccaaattagaatgaattccaatagaaataaaacaaataaaaatgtgatttccctatataaactattgtaaagtttaccccctccccaggggcaaatgtgagacccctgggtcatgaaatttacaattttggtaaagcaccttaagacccttccatctatgaagagtgtttgattccaccatatctgagagtagagaagaagatttttgaagttttagtcaatttgaccctttttagccccgcccctcaggcccctggggggtggggaccatataatttacaattttggttgacctttagccatagaagtttcctgccaaatttcatggaatttggtttaggggttttggagaagaagtcgaaaatgtaaattgtttacggacggacgacggacgacgcacgacgacggacaaaaggggattagaataggtcacttgagactttgtctcaggtgacctaaaaatccaAACAAACTAGAATAATGACAGGTCATCAAGTGTCCTTTTGTATGGCTAAATTCCTCACAATAATCAAGAAGCCATCTGCCCATATCGCTGAGATTCAGTTGGATATTTAACATTTAGACTTTAAAGCGAAGTAATAcgaattatacatgtactatgatGTGACTCTTGTTTCCTTCCACCTCTATATACACCGAAACTTCACTTAATGATTACCTCAAAATTACGACCATCCCACTGATACATGCACGTTTTTTCAGTCCCATTATTTTTCTCTCTATGTCGTTGTGATTGTTACTTCAGTATCATACAACCACCCTGCTATTTTGTATTACAACCAGTTTTGACAGTTCTAAAGACTACTAATTACGAGGGCTGAtcgagggctgattgataagttgtgagctacatattgaaggatttgaattttgccggacatattgtattatttttcaacataatccccttcagtatctatacaaaTTTACTAgcagtgtttaagggcctcaatgcaacttttatagaactccatttcttggctgttcagaaattcatccactgcatgttagggttagggtgcctgaaatagctgttttcagaaCCCGAACCGATTTTGACCATTTTccaaaagccgcttgtcttgtttaatttagagtgctacctctttgatataaacaaaccaaatgagACTTTTgagaaatggcgataacaaacttcaattgtcaaaatccaagatgataTTGGACTAACAAGAGGAATCTAGAAGAAATTCAAAAAACAtgtacaactagggaccaaggggaatctaccAGTGAAATCTGAGCAGAATACATGTCTATAGAGACCTTCATAGTGGCATGGTTCAGCATCTCCTGCCAGGCTGGGTCCGACGGCTCCTCCCGACACATATAGCCTTGTTCTGCCAGCTGTACCATCTCCTTGGCTGCCTCATGCATGCTGCAGGCGCGCTCAAAACGCAAGGCCGTTTTCTGGGCCTCTACGTGAGCCTAAAAACACACCAGAAGTCAGACAAGTACATAACAaactataaatatatgaatttacaCACATCGACATATTCAATCTAAAATCCACcataatttatcattttgaatatGCATTTTTGTCAAGCAATTTAAAGAAGTACAAACCTATGGCTATTTAAGGATCGAAGATTTATTATCAAACCATTACATTTACCTAATATGATGTTTCCAGtagaataaatatcaaaatcaatatttcatgtACTGTGTTAAGAAAGTCCAACTAGAAGCTGTCGTGCAGGGGCAAACTTATACCCCCCGCCCCCCTGCACAgaataattaaattaattgaagtcttttaacacatttatctaaattttgacaAACTTTTTTCATTCATATAAATGGAgacttttttcaaaatatagttAATCAATAGACTGCatagaaaaatacatgtattcctttATCTAGagtttaaatatatatgctGCTATCTTTTTAAAACAACtactagttatattgtattcAAGCTTCAACACACTCCTGGTATACAGTTTGTGTATGTAAGTGTGTATGaaagttgtctttgtttttgAGTTATCATATGTTGAAAACttgaataaaaatgttaaataaaaaaaaagaaaagaaaagaaagaagatGAATAGCTCACATCTTTCACTTTAACCCTGGCGTCATAGTAGGGTCTTGCTTTCTCCACGCAGGCTCCAAGTTTTTTGGCGAGTGTGTTAAGTTTCTGTGTAGACTCTGATAGAGCTTGGCGAAAACCTGCCCGGCCATCCTACAGAATATAGATGATAGAATTAAGTCAAAATACATCAGTTACACTGCTTTTTCTTTCCATTAAGAAAACTGTTAAAGATAACTATATAAACAATCTGAATTTACAATCAAAGTGTCGAGGCCACTCATAGGTGCTGTGCATGAGGGATTGAAATACAGGAGAaaagcaaatattatataaatataaaatcagaTGTACTCGTTTTAaggaattttatttaatttgaaaagGCTGTGGTTGTGTTAAAGTTATGATGAACGGTGAGGAATTACGTTTTTGAACCTCACACACCTCACGGCATactatacaaaaaaaaatgtatatgactTCCGGTGGCTTGTTAAATCGCACGTTCTTGTTCATACTTTGTTCAAGCATGCAACCTCTTTTTGCTATCGGAATCTCTGTTGTGGAAACAAGCTAACTTAAGGTTTCGCCTCATTATCACTTCAACCAACTCAACCTGCACGAGCATATTTATGTGGCCTATTTCTTGGAAAAACAATAAGAGATTTCACTTATCAATTTCCAAATGGAAAATCCGAGACTAAAAACAGTATTCGACGGTCGAGGGCCATTTTTATCAACCCTAGAGCTAGAGTGTAtaccagttatctccccttgcaCAAACCAGGAAGCAAGCATAATAATTTGCAGATAGATAGTTCGGAATACTCAGGGATAAAACATGTcatgtctatagtgaccgtttttctgtCTCTTCTTGTgcggtctttatagacaggtttgactgtatatccAACATCTATACCgctatttatttttatgtatcCATCGCCT
The window above is part of the Pecten maximus chromosome 2, xPecMax1.1, whole genome shotgun sequence genome. Proteins encoded here:
- the LOC117322228 gene encoding uncharacterized protein LOC117322228, whose product is MADYEGRLSPACIEDLDDETLDPRIQVELEKLNKASEEINKLELELDDGRAGFRQALSESTQKLNTLAKKLGACVEKARPYYDARVKVKDAHVEAQKTALRFERACSMHEAAKEMVQLAEQGYMCREEPSDPAWQEMLNHATMKVNEAEKERNESEQEHMKTTVLFNEADTKVQYLQKDLKRAINKSKPYFEMKAKFNQSMEDQKRNIHILEEDVSLAKSAYSDALKNLELISDDIHQQRQEKRKQQELGVREAGVGSESPSPPPNRDKGMNSVEGQGSNHISSCQGSSQSTNTSSHAKHSDYNSQENINYSLPSVIHQSLDKSRNPSYREAVDRQISQTEGHVDDFPAPTFEDEYRALPNSRMTPGQHTALRRSLSRESSIPKDFTSALLSSSPCDHSDRPDLSQDQRARSQSSPTGRRRKLQGGLILKIDAAMDPLTQRYQATEIQPTRKGQRRRLSKDQSKVQRSVEFPKHNPFGSPTEKTWRENYSMSNSPSRQGSFLAPGGQGLEGEDGSDTESIASTGPMLDDDQVELLTLEFSDQASTDDNSPTFKRQDWNRMSLPPRLSHLEQYIHHPNEKGETSVIESLTNGDVSLSNTLTNEDDTASQSNKTLPLSSPETDIPVDVGEADTQLPSTSPVVTTEEIEIV